One Corynebacterium appendicis CIP 107643 DNA window includes the following coding sequences:
- a CDS encoding NAD(P)H-dependent glycerol-3-phosphate dehydrogenase, producing the protein MVKVAVLGAGSWGTSLAKVFADAGNSVSLWARRTELANAIQTTRINADYLDGITLPEAIEATDDAAAAIENAQIVVPAVPSQTMRENLASWAPHIPSESTVVSISKGIEAGTYKRMSEVIAEVTGIDESRIAVLTGPNLAREVADEQPAATVIACSDLNRAKLVQAACATSYVRPYTNVDVVGCEIGGACKNVIALACGMAAGKEMGENTQATLITRGLAEITRLGMQLGADQRTFAGLAGLGDLVATCGSKLSRNRTFGERLGRGMTLDEARKATNGQVAEGVTSSQSIYELALDSGVDMPLTEAVFSVCHKDLRVDDMIAALMGRSKKSE; encoded by the coding sequence ATGGTCAAGGTCGCGGTCCTCGGCGCTGGTTCGTGGGGCACGTCGCTGGCGAAAGTCTTTGCCGACGCCGGCAATTCCGTCAGCCTGTGGGCGCGCCGCACGGAGCTCGCGAACGCCATCCAGACCACGCGGATCAACGCGGACTACCTCGACGGAATCACGCTGCCGGAGGCGATCGAGGCGACCGACGACGCCGCGGCGGCGATCGAGAATGCGCAGATCGTCGTGCCCGCCGTGCCCAGCCAGACAATGCGGGAGAACCTCGCTTCCTGGGCGCCGCACATTCCCAGCGAATCGACTGTGGTGTCCATCTCCAAGGGCATCGAGGCGGGCACGTACAAGCGCATGAGCGAGGTGATCGCCGAAGTCACCGGCATCGACGAATCCCGCATTGCCGTGCTGACCGGCCCGAATTTGGCCCGCGAGGTCGCCGACGAGCAGCCCGCCGCCACAGTCATCGCGTGCTCCGACCTGAACCGGGCGAAGCTCGTGCAAGCTGCATGCGCCACCTCTTATGTTCGGCCGTACACCAATGTCGACGTCGTCGGCTGCGAGATCGGCGGCGCCTGCAAGAACGTCATTGCTCTCGCTTGCGGCATGGCGGCCGGCAAGGAGATGGGGGAGAACACCCAGGCCACGTTGATCACCCGAGGCCTGGCGGAGATCACACGCTTGGGCATGCAGCTCGGCGCGGACCAGCGCACCTTCGCCGGCCTGGCGGGCCTGGGCGACCTAGTGGCCACGTGCGGTTCAAAGCTGTCGCGCAACCGCACCTTCGGCGAGCGCCTCGGGCGCGGTATGACGCTGGATGAGGCCCGCAAGGCCACGAACGGCCAGGTGGCGGAAGGCGTGACCAGCTCGCAGAGCATCTACGAGCTCGCCCTCGACAGCGGTGTGGACATGCCGCTGACCGAGGCGGTGTTCTCCGTGTGCCACAAGGATCTGCGCGTCGACGACATGATCGCCGCGCTGATGGGGCGCTCCAAGAAATCCGAATAA
- a CDS encoding NUDIX hydrolase, which yields MGKKSKMHEEDKDLEGEMFLTGRHQEIPSKPADEFKHTTLAAGAVLWRGDPSDPSSIEVACIHRPHYDDWSLAKGKVDPGESLVTTAVREIKEETGYDIRLGKLLGKTIYPIKGSTKVVYYWTGEVTGGEFEANGEVDEIRWLSIKEAKDLMSYDLDRQVLAKAEKRFGVPATARILYVRHARAHDREKWSGDDNLRPLDKKGRRQSEMLVPMLAPFHPDRIYSAVPDRCQSTVAPLADELNLPVEVDRRFGDDAWLEDMVGAQKALMDVVNQGGVSVVCAQGDVIPHMLAWLSATGRLPIDGEIKSKKGSVWVLSFNDGRLTGADYLPSALPAR from the coding sequence ATGGGCAAGAAGTCGAAGATGCACGAAGAGGACAAAGACCTCGAGGGCGAAATGTTCCTCACCGGCCGCCACCAGGAAATTCCGTCGAAACCGGCCGATGAATTCAAGCACACCACGCTGGCCGCGGGCGCAGTCCTGTGGCGCGGAGACCCCAGCGATCCCAGCTCTATCGAGGTCGCGTGCATTCACCGCCCACATTACGACGACTGGTCGCTCGCCAAGGGCAAGGTCGACCCGGGAGAATCCCTCGTGACCACCGCTGTCCGCGAAATCAAGGAAGAGACCGGCTACGACATACGCCTGGGCAAGCTGCTGGGCAAGACCATCTACCCGATCAAAGGCAGCACCAAGGTCGTCTACTACTGGACGGGTGAGGTCACCGGCGGCGAATTCGAGGCCAACGGCGAAGTCGACGAGATCCGTTGGCTGTCCATTAAGGAAGCCAAGGACCTCATGTCCTACGACCTAGACCGCCAGGTGCTGGCGAAGGCGGAGAAACGCTTCGGCGTGCCCGCCACGGCGCGCATCCTCTACGTGCGGCACGCCCGCGCCCACGACCGCGAGAAGTGGTCGGGCGACGACAACCTGCGCCCGCTGGACAAGAAGGGCCGCCGCCAGTCGGAGATGCTCGTGCCCATGCTCGCGCCGTTCCACCCCGACCGCATTTACTCGGCTGTTCCGGACCGCTGCCAGTCCACCGTTGCACCGCTTGCCGACGAGTTGAATCTCCCCGTCGAGGTTGACCGGCGCTTCGGCGACGACGCGTGGCTGGAAGACATGGTCGGCGCCCAGAAGGCGCTCATGGACGTCGTGAACCAGGGCGGCGTGAGCGTCGTCTGCGCCCAGGGCGACGTGATCCCCCACATGCTCGCGTGGCTGTCTGCCACGGGCCGACTGCCTATTGACGGGGAGATCAAGTCCAAGAAGGGCTCCGTGTGGGTGCTCTCCTTCAATGACGGCCGTCTCACCGGGGCTGACTACCTACCGTCAGCCCTGCCGGCGCGTTAA
- a CDS encoding FAD/NAD(P)-binding protein: MRVAIIGAGPRGLWAAEELMARARERGAAIELDVYNDGPVSGASGPGAYQPGLPAQWLLNVPSAVVETHLGTFNDWRGAGDAFPPRREVGRFLAASWAALAAHVPLSCSLRFVDARVREVAPVGERVEVEGTLYDEALLTTGHAHDWPGALTHGGVEGVDKVLSAFAPGDLDAVTEADTAIVRGAALTFIDVVRHARAGVFYPLTRGGRFMDVKAYLPDDAAAQLGPALALARERIRTAEGLEDAYDALVELSGEVLAAGGAGPDEGGVRAVLDGKDGADPVEDLRASLRVALGECAWTPAAAVGYAFRAAYDAVIERSSFGGRDSLGGERFGRLTRTLERVAFGPPAATAGEVLALIDSGRIRTDLLGRGDEDLSHLAREVGATAVVDAVNAPPGLVEGTLEAELVRRGIGREHPETGSLRVELDGTLAGQRHIAAAGRVSEGWILGHDTLRRGEHEVIPAWARRVTRAALADPERVHGLPPLEARLEPWARELVGNGEAAQGLLDAYSSPVNVLDAAPMLRNVDELVDAAAGEGVELRVFYARKANKALTFVDTVRDAGHGVDVASENELRQVLARGVPGERIILSAAVKTDALLRLAVDSGVVISADSRDEYDRIAALAAGAPALVAPRLAPDPETMPPTRFGERFAAWAEHLDQPVNNVRVVGVHVHLHGYAAADRRAALAEAIALTDALRHAGHAPEFIDLGGGVPMSYLVSEEQWRAWVEAIATQREGYGEPFTWKADPLRITYPYWQHPTRGKWLREVLADGPGDALTSRGLRLHLEPGRSLLDGCGLILAQVAFVKERSDGVPLVGLHMNRTQCRTTSDDYLVDPLLIQRSAPSAELEAFLVGAYCIEDELILRRKVRFPRGVAAGDIIAIPNTAGYFMHILESASHQIPLAKNVVWPGGELDAIDRPV, from the coding sequence ATGAGGGTAGCGATCATCGGGGCCGGCCCGCGCGGGCTCTGGGCCGCGGAGGAGCTCATGGCCAGGGCGCGCGAGCGCGGCGCGGCGATCGAGCTAGACGTCTACAACGACGGCCCCGTCAGCGGTGCGAGCGGCCCCGGAGCCTACCAGCCCGGCCTGCCCGCCCAGTGGCTGCTCAACGTCCCCTCCGCGGTCGTGGAGACGCACCTCGGGACGTTCAACGACTGGCGCGGGGCGGGCGACGCCTTCCCGCCGCGCCGCGAGGTCGGCCGCTTCCTCGCCGCCTCTTGGGCAGCGCTCGCAGCGCACGTGCCGCTCTCGTGCTCGCTGAGGTTCGTGGATGCGCGGGTCCGCGAGGTCGCACCCGTCGGGGAGAGGGTCGAGGTCGAGGGCACGCTTTACGACGAAGCGCTGCTCACCACCGGCCACGCCCACGACTGGCCCGGCGCCCTGACCCACGGCGGGGTCGAGGGCGTGGACAAGGTGCTCAGCGCCTTTGCTCCCGGCGACCTAGACGCGGTGACCGAGGCGGATACCGCGATAGTCAGGGGTGCTGCCTTGACCTTCATCGACGTCGTGCGCCACGCCAGGGCCGGGGTGTTCTACCCGCTGACCCGGGGCGGGCGCTTCATGGACGTCAAGGCCTACCTGCCCGACGACGCCGCGGCGCAGCTCGGCCCGGCGCTGGCGCTCGCGCGGGAGCGGATTCGCACCGCGGAGGGTCTCGAGGACGCGTACGATGCCCTCGTCGAGCTCTCCGGAGAGGTCCTCGCCGCGGGCGGGGCCGGCCCAGACGAGGGCGGTGTTCGCGCGGTGCTGGACGGCAAGGACGGCGCGGACCCCGTCGAGGATCTGCGCGCCTCCCTCCGGGTCGCACTCGGCGAGTGCGCCTGGACGCCCGCGGCGGCGGTGGGCTACGCCTTCCGCGCCGCCTACGACGCGGTGATCGAGCGCTCCTCCTTCGGCGGCCGCGACTCCCTCGGCGGCGAGCGCTTCGGCAGGCTCACCCGCACCCTCGAGCGCGTCGCCTTCGGCCCGCCGGCCGCCACGGCGGGGGAGGTGCTCGCCCTCATCGACTCAGGGCGCATCCGCACGGACCTACTCGGGCGCGGGGACGAGGACTTGTCACATCTCGCACGGGAGGTCGGCGCCACCGCCGTCGTCGACGCCGTCAACGCCCCGCCCGGCCTTGTCGAGGGCACCCTCGAGGCGGAGCTGGTGCGCCGCGGCATCGGCCGGGAGCACCCGGAGACCGGCTCGCTCAGGGTCGAACTTGACGGCACCCTCGCGGGCCAGCGCCACATCGCCGCCGCGGGCAGAGTGAGCGAGGGGTGGATCCTCGGGCACGACACGCTGCGCCGCGGCGAGCACGAGGTCATCCCCGCGTGGGCGCGTCGCGTAACACGTGCCGCGCTCGCCGACCCGGAGCGGGTCCACGGCCTGCCGCCACTGGAGGCCCGCCTGGAGCCCTGGGCCCGGGAGCTCGTGGGCAATGGGGAGGCCGCCCAGGGGCTCCTCGACGCCTACTCCAGCCCCGTCAACGTCCTCGACGCCGCGCCCATGCTGCGCAACGTCGACGAGCTCGTCGACGCCGCGGCGGGCGAGGGCGTGGAGCTCAGGGTCTTCTACGCCCGAAAGGCCAACAAGGCGCTGACCTTCGTGGACACCGTCCGCGACGCCGGCCACGGTGTCGACGTCGCCAGCGAGAACGAGCTGCGCCAGGTGCTCGCCCGCGGTGTGCCCGGCGAGCGCATCATCCTCTCGGCGGCGGTGAAGACCGACGCGCTGCTGCGGCTCGCCGTCGACAGCGGCGTGGTCATCTCCGCCGACAGCCGGGACGAGTACGACCGCATCGCCGCGCTGGCGGCCGGCGCGCCCGCGCTCGTGGCGCCGCGCCTGGCCCCGGACCCGGAGACGATGCCGCCGACCCGCTTCGGCGAGCGCTTCGCCGCGTGGGCCGAGCACCTCGACCAGCCGGTGAACAACGTCCGCGTGGTCGGCGTCCACGTCCACCTGCACGGCTACGCGGCCGCGGACCGGCGCGCTGCGCTGGCCGAGGCGATCGCCCTGACCGACGCGCTGCGCCACGCGGGGCATGCGCCGGAGTTCATTGACCTCGGCGGCGGGGTGCCGATGAGCTACTTGGTCAGTGAGGAGCAGTGGCGCGCCTGGGTCGAGGCCATCGCCACGCAGCGCGAGGGCTACGGCGAGCCGTTCACCTGGAAAGCGGACCCGCTGCGAATCACCTACCCCTACTGGCAGCACCCGACGCGAGGGAAGTGGCTGCGCGAGGTCCTCGCCGACGGTCCCGGTGACGCACTCACCTCCCGCGGCCTGCGGCTCCACCTCGAGCCGGGGCGCTCGCTTCTCGACGGCTGCGGGCTCATCCTGGCGCAGGTCGCCTTCGTCAAGGAGCGCAGCGACGGGGTGCCGCTCGTTGGCCTGCACATGAACCGCACGCAGTGCCGCACCACCTCCGACGACTACCTCGTTGACCCGCTGCTCATCCAGCGCAGCGCGCCCTCGGCGGAGCTGGAGGCCTTCCTCGTCGGCGCCTACTGCATCGAGGACGAGCTCATCCTGCGCCGCAAGGTGCGCTTCCCCCGCGGCGTGGCGGCGGGGGACATCATCGCGATCCCGAACACGGCGGGCTACTTCATGCACATCCTGGAGTCCGCCTCGCACCAGATCCCCCTGGCCAAGAACGTGGTGTGGCCGGGCGGCGAGCTCGACGCAATCGATCGGCCGGTCTAG
- a CDS encoding IclR family transcriptional regulator → MRDVRIHFVRQYSGDSGIKVLDRAIAIVRAVAAGDKTLAALSADTGLPRATTHRIATALETHHILSRTPAGEWTVGTALASYATQTPPQLLSAAEPIMRGLVTATGESVQLYQLTGNTRTCIAAEEPASGLTHTVPVGSQLSLSAGSAARVYAAFGLIDALPFPAGELEAVRESGLAESVDEREVGLASVSAPITDTDGAVVAVLSISGPVERLSPSPAEKWGAQLGEAAAALSSAL, encoded by the coding sequence ATGCGGGATGTTAGAATCCATTTCGTGAGACAGTATAGCGGAGATTCCGGGATTAAAGTCCTCGATCGCGCAATTGCGATCGTGCGCGCCGTCGCGGCCGGCGACAAGACCCTCGCGGCGCTCAGCGCCGACACCGGCCTGCCCCGGGCGACCACCCACCGCATCGCCACAGCGCTCGAGACTCACCACATCCTCTCCCGCACCCCCGCCGGTGAGTGGACCGTGGGCACGGCCCTGGCCAGCTACGCCACCCAGACTCCGCCGCAGCTGCTCTCCGCCGCCGAGCCGATCATGCGCGGTCTCGTCACGGCGACGGGCGAGTCCGTGCAGCTCTACCAGCTCACCGGCAACACCCGCACATGCATCGCGGCCGAGGAACCGGCCAGCGGCCTGACGCACACGGTGCCCGTCGGCTCGCAGCTCTCCCTCTCCGCCGGTTCGGCCGCGCGCGTCTACGCCGCATTCGGGCTTATCGACGCCCTCCCCTTCCCCGCCGGAGAGCTCGAGGCGGTCCGCGAGAGCGGCCTCGCCGAGTCCGTCGACGAGCGCGAGGTCGGCCTGGCCAGCGTCTCGGCCCCCATCACGGACACCGACGGCGCGGTGGTGGCGGTGCTGTCCATCTCCGGGCCCGTCGAGCGTCTCAGCCCGAGCCCGGCCGAGAAGTGGGGCGCGCAGCTCGGTGAGGCCGCCGCTGCGTTGAGCTCGGCGCTCTAG
- the leuC gene encoding 3-isopropylmalate dehydratase large subunit, with translation MADKPLTLAEKVWRDHVVTPGENGNPDLIYIDFQLLHEVTSPQAFDGLRMSGRTIRHPELHLATEDHNVPTIGISSGNLLEIAEPTSRTQVETLRKNCAEFGVKLHSMGDVKQGIVHTVGPQLGITQPGMTIVCGDSHTSTHGAFGSIGMGIGTSEVEHVMATQTLPLKPFKTMAVEVSGELQPGVTAKDLILAIIAKIGTNGGAGHIIEYRGEAIEKLSMEARMTICNMSIEGGARAGMVAPDEKTFEYVKGREFAPKGKDWDDAVAYWKTLPTDEGAEFDTVVEIDGSALTPFVTWGTNPGQGLPLAESVPDPESFGDDTLKAAAEKALKYMDLEPGTPLRDIKIDTVFLGSCTNARIEDLRAAAGVIKGKRIHPETRMMVVPSSAMVKQQAEEEGLDQIFRDFGADWRTAGCSMCLGMNPDQLKPGERSASTSNRNFEGRQGPGGRTHLVSPLVAAATAITGHLSSPADL, from the coding sequence ATGGCTGACAAGCCCCTGACGCTAGCTGAGAAGGTCTGGCGCGACCACGTGGTCACGCCCGGTGAGAATGGCAACCCCGATCTCATCTACATCGACTTCCAGCTCCTCCACGAGGTCACCTCCCCGCAGGCCTTCGACGGGCTGCGCATGTCCGGGCGCACCATCCGCCACCCCGAGCTGCACCTGGCCACTGAGGACCATAACGTGCCCACTATCGGCATCTCCTCCGGCAACCTCCTGGAAATCGCGGAGCCGACCTCGCGCACCCAGGTGGAGACGCTGCGCAAGAACTGCGCGGAGTTCGGGGTGAAGCTGCACTCCATGGGCGACGTCAAGCAGGGCATCGTCCACACCGTCGGGCCCCAGCTGGGCATCACCCAGCCCGGCATGACCATTGTCTGCGGCGACTCCCACACCTCCACCCACGGTGCGTTCGGGTCCATCGGCATGGGCATCGGCACCTCCGAGGTGGAGCACGTCATGGCTACCCAGACGCTGCCGCTGAAGCCGTTCAAGACTATGGCTGTGGAGGTCTCGGGCGAATTGCAGCCGGGTGTCACGGCCAAGGACTTGATCTTGGCCATCATCGCCAAGATCGGCACCAACGGCGGTGCCGGCCACATCATCGAGTACCGCGGTGAGGCCATTGAGAAACTGTCCATGGAAGCCCGCATGACCATCTGCAACATGTCCATTGAGGGCGGCGCACGCGCCGGCATGGTCGCGCCGGACGAGAAGACCTTCGAGTACGTCAAGGGCCGCGAGTTCGCGCCGAAGGGCAAGGACTGGGATGACGCTGTCGCCTACTGGAAGACGCTGCCCACTGACGAAGGAGCGGAATTCGACACCGTCGTGGAGATCGACGGCTCCGCCCTCACCCCGTTTGTCACCTGGGGCACCAACCCGGGGCAGGGCCTGCCGCTGGCGGAGTCCGTTCCGGACCCAGAGTCTTTCGGCGACGACACCTTGAAGGCTGCCGCCGAGAAGGCGCTGAAGTACATGGACCTCGAGCCGGGCACTCCGCTGCGCGACATCAAGATCGACACGGTCTTCCTGGGCTCGTGCACCAACGCCCGCATCGAGGATCTGCGCGCTGCAGCTGGGGTGATCAAGGGTAAGAGGATCCACCCGGAGACCCGCATGATGGTCGTGCCGTCCTCCGCCATGGTGAAGCAGCAGGCTGAGGAGGAGGGGCTGGACCAGATCTTCCGCGATTTCGGCGCGGACTGGCGCACCGCCGGCTGCTCCATGTGCCTGGGCATGAACCCGGACCAGTTGAAGCCGGGGGAGCGCTCCGCATCCACGTCGAACCGTAACTTCGAGGGCCGTCAGGGCCCGGGCGGACGCACTCACCTTGTCTCACCGCTCGTTGCCGCCGCCACGGCGATCACCGGCCACTTGTCCAGCCCCGCGGACCTCTAA
- the leuD gene encoding 3-isopropylmalate dehydratase small subunit, protein MEKFTTHTGVGVPLTRSNVDTDQIIPAVYLKRVSRMGFEDGLFSNWRNNEPDFVLNQEAYKNGSVLFAGPDFGTGSSREHAVWALMDYGFKAVFSPRFADIFRGNTSKAGLLAGQMSEADIQLIWKQLEQEPGLEVTVSLEDRTVTVGENTYAFEIDDYIRWRLMEGLDDIGLTLRDEKAIERFEGARPAFKPAIS, encoded by the coding sequence ATGGAGAAATTCACCACGCACACCGGTGTCGGCGTGCCGCTGACCCGCTCCAATGTGGATACTGACCAGATCATTCCCGCCGTCTACCTCAAGCGTGTCTCCCGCATGGGATTCGAAGACGGTCTGTTTTCCAACTGGCGCAACAATGAGCCGGACTTCGTCCTCAACCAAGAGGCGTACAAGAACGGTTCCGTGCTCTTCGCCGGCCCCGACTTCGGCACCGGCTCCTCCCGTGAGCACGCCGTGTGGGCGCTGATGGACTACGGCTTCAAGGCTGTGTTCAGCCCGCGCTTCGCCGATATCTTCCGCGGCAACACCTCCAAGGCAGGGTTGCTCGCCGGGCAAATGTCGGAGGCGGATATCCAGTTGATCTGGAAACAGCTCGAGCAGGAGCCCGGTCTCGAGGTCACTGTCTCACTCGAGGACCGCACTGTAACCGTCGGGGAGAACACCTACGCGTTCGAGATCGACGACTACATCCGCTGGCGCCTCATGGAGGGTCTGGACGACATCGGCCTGACCCTGCGCGACGAAAAGGCCATCGAGCGCTTTGAGGGTGCTCGTCCCGCGTTCAAGCCGGCGATCTCGTAA